GGTCAATGTAAAGAATTAATCTTGATGAATCGTGATGTTAATATCTTAGGTAATGCCTAATAATGCATTAAGAAAATCATAATtgttaaatagagttaataactaATACAGTTCAGTTGtatttttggtcccactttatattaagtggccttaattaatatgtacttacactggaATAATCatatgttacaatgtacttattgtgtaaatacatgtttttacattgtacttatgattgattaaatacctgcatgtcaTTACATCTGTAACGAATGTCCGTAATTACATTTACAATTTATATaattgaccatcccttacaccttgacccccccttaaacctacccatatcaCCAAAGCTGTCCCTAACCGTACCCACATCCCATCACAAGAGCCctagaagtgttctgcaatacattatgaacacggtaagtacattatatttattttctgatgcaagtacatagtaattaTGAAGTGGCGccgtatttttttatattaactttGATTTGAATGCATTTACTATcgtttactaatgagactttattataaagtgttacattgtgttttttatcatcattttgctatttaatttgtttttttaaatgtatttactctGGATATGCATGTACAATAAAGCTTTACACTAAGTATTTTTTAGTTATCATACCTGTTAAAGTAgccttttttgcagcttaggtcaatattgGGATAATGCCATATACCATAATTACAGCTTCAGCAATTAACTGCAGCAAGCAAAATTTAAGCCTACCTGGAAGTAAGGACTGGATACAGCGAGTAGAGCCCGATGTGCTGGGATCCGCTGGTCATCAGCCACCAAAACCACATCACACATTTGGCCATGCTGTCGTTGCTCATTTAAGCCTTGCAGGAGGTTGTTAGCCTGGTCTGCCCATCGATAGACCTGGTGATTATGAGGACACTTGTTAGAaactttttaaaagataatatGATTTTTACCCCCATCCTTTATAAAGCACTAGTTTACTCTTTATAGGCTCTATTCAGTCTGGATGCACGAGAGTTGTTCTGGTCATCTTGTGATGTCCATATGCCAAATacaattttcagaccagcataACTGAAGTTTTCATCATGTGACagtactatttatattatttacagatgttatttattattgtgcaaaaaaactgtacatttaacttaatggattttgaaatgtttattaataataatgcaacTATTGGGTATGTAACAATAAATGTTAATGAATTATGATAACTacttaaacattaatattatttatataaaaataatttatagtaTTGGCCATCAATTTAATTACTTATATACTTTTAAagcattcattatatatatatatatatatatatatatatatatatatatatatatatatatatatatatatatatattttttttttttttttttttttttttttttttatgtgattcCATACCATTTTTATGTGATTCCATTTTTATGTGATTCCATTCCATTTTATGTAACACTTTGAAGTTATTATTGGTTCTCAGCATTTGCATTTTCTTATCTTACAGATAATACAGATAATTTGTTTTGCAAATGTCGGACAAGAAAATTATCATTAATTTGCAGAAAATGATAACAGGTCAATGAAAGATATAACCTTAAAAATTACTGGTACACATATATCTTTCCCGGGACTCCAAACCTATTTATTTTATCTGGAATTTTAAAGACTCCATGTGTAGTTTACAAAATGTATATACTTAACATttattaacttaacacttttatttattaaacatatggCATGATTATTACTAGAACGTCGAGAGAACCACCAACAACTTTGCTGTTCAGAGTTGTGATCTAGAACCAAAATAATAATTGCTATCCAGAGTTGTGATCTTGacccaaacatttttttaattttagttttcagACTTATAATTAAGAATAATACCAGTTATGCATACCTTTGAAGATTCATTTGATCTGTGAGGACGTGTCAGACGAGTTTGCTTCCCAATGTCCATTATGTCATCTGACATCTGACTACCTGCAAAATAACACAATCAAATTTAATTATCtgaagaattttttaaaaaatcgtaAGTTATTATAAACCTTTATAACGTTCAAAGTAATTAAAGACAATAGCTCAGTACACAATAATTCGTGACTGTTTCGTGGATTttcaatatgtatataaataatttatagctACAGCTTTGACAACAACCGTACAGTAAATTTCAGATAGTATTTTACCATTTTTCGATTATTTGAAGTCTAGTTAAATGCCCCTGAGTGGAGAATTAGTTTAAGAGTAGCACAGACGGTGAAGCTTCCGTGTAACgcataatttcaaaataaaagtcacttttcgcTATGACATTCTCACATTCTCCCTGAAGAAACTATGGAAGCAGTCGAAATATAAaatatgacttttatttatttatttaaactgctGGATTGGttcctaaataaatatattacattttaaattacattgaCTCTTAAATAGCATTTAActtaatgtattgtttattgtttataatgttacttttttatttttttcaactcattgtgctatatttttaattacatatgtatttattttatttttatttttttattttatttttaatccaatttgtattatttgttcaCATTTATCTGcttgtttacttgtttaaataTATGTACTAAATCAAGATTTggacatatttacattttaaatttacttttaaattatatCTTTTGCTTCATTCATTTTAATCCTCTGGtgcaattaaaatattaataataacagcaagTCATTGTTCTCGTTCCAAAATTCAACATGAACCCAACAAAGTCCACAAGATGGCAGAGTAACTCAAAGCAGACGACCGAGCAGAACTGGGCGGATTTAATGTGGCTCAATACTCATGTTGGCCATTAGGAGGAGATGAACCCGGCTCGAGCTCTGCGATTCACTGGAACAGCAACCTGACAGACGAATATCACTAACGCCCATTAAGAGCAATAGGAAATGAATCGAGTCGTCAAATTAGTTGCCTCTCCATCCCACTGAGAGAAGAGACCTCTCCGGCACACCAGCAGCCCCTCTGTCGCACTTTGGGATTTATCTCGCCTTTTCTCTCACCCCCCCGCCCCGGCTTTGTTCTGCATTTAGACACATTATCTCCCTTTGCATCGTCGAAATGGCAACACGAATTGACAAAGAGGCTTGCAGAGAGGTATACAATCTGGTGCGAGACGACAGCTCAGGTATATGCTGGTGAGTCAAGCCTTGATTTGCCGCACATCCACAGTATTCGATAACGGAACTCGTTACATTGTTTCAGAAATTAGAACGAATTCGAATTTAGAGCGATACATTGTAGcgttatttcattcattaacaCGGGATGTGGTGCAACATGTAGGGATGGGTGTTTTAACCCTTGGGTTGTGTTTCAAAATCTACTTTGCAGCCTACCTAGGCGACAAAAAAATCGAGGTAGGCTGCTGGTTAGATTTTGACGCAGGTTAAGAATTGTGTCCACTGTTAATAATGTCATATTTGATGTTTAAAGGGCATGTTTTAAGTATGACGGATCTACAATTGTACCAGGCGGTCATGGGTCCGACTATGAAGAATTCAAGAGCCAGTGTACAGGTGAGTGCTGTTTACCTGCATTCAATATTGTTTAATATGCATTTCTGCAAAGCATAAATGTGGAAATTTCAAGTGGTATATTCTTTTCGCCACTTGTTGTTCCAAATATGTCTGTCTTCTATTTTGAGAAATTACTCCCTTCgcctaaatattttaaaaggtgTCTAATCCTGCTCCTGAAGGACCTATTGTCCTGAATCGTTTGGAtattaccctaattaaacacacttgaaccaGCAAATCTTACTAGAAACTTACTGATAGATTTATTGACACAAGTTGAGGCTAAActtcaggacagagtttggactcAATGAAAGTGATCTGTATaggttcaccagaagaaaaaaaacaaggtttaaagcagcagtttaatttttaagtgaactgtgcctttaagttcGACATAACACATGATAGGAAGTCATTCATATTCCAGTGTAGACCATACCAAATATGGTTTTAGACTTGATAACATGACATGGCTAGAGGGTGATAAGTTTACTGAGAGGCTTTTAGTTAATAAAATCACAGATATAATCACTGAATCAACCAGAAgtcaactttatatttatttaataatatatctgtgttttttttttgttttttgttttgtttttgatccATCAAGCTATTATGAAtggtattttattgttatttaactgTAAATAACTGTGTAGCTCTAATGAGAGAATGAAATGCCACAGTTAATGAGCAGGTCTGGGCGTGGTGCTCGGTTTTAGTCTCTGATAGTAAGCAGATGCAAAACTGTCCAAATGTTGCAATATCATGGCTTCCGGCACTGCACTTCGACGGATAATCAAAGATGTCTTCCTTAATGTTACTGCACGCCCATTGATTGGTGGAGAACCTTTTCAGAAACTTTAGTCATGAAGTTTACTTAGGAAATACTTATGCAAATGAAATGTAAATCACTGTTAGGTTTCATTAAGATGCTAATGTAGCTTTTATTAGTAGTTTGAACTCATTTTTTATTAGTACGTTTTCTGTTTGCATTTAAATTCTAGATTTCttttgtagttattttattttagagtagttttagttattttaggacataaaaaagctaaaacaaaatgaaactaaacaaaacgaaaatGAGAAAGTCTTTGATTTCTTGAATTACATGAGCTAAATTAGGTTTTAATATActttaatttcagttaattttatttttaaaattaaaaataaaaccgtATACTGTTTTATCcagcatttaattttattttttctttaatttaattagatttttaaatttaattattttatttttccatctATGGCTATTATGGCTATTGCAATTTCCATAAAAATATATAgcagacaggacaaaaaaaaacagaacagcaaatttgctgcttaatatagaagtatcattattatttgacATTATATGAAAAATATCCTTTTATATTTCCTACATTTTTGATCCATTgcattaattttaatttcatttggaACCTTTCTTTTTACTCGAGTGCACAAAACCCAAATTGGGTTTCAGAAATTTGGGTCAAACTGATTGAAGATTATACAGCGGGTCACATTCATACATTCTGCATTTCATTATGTCTAATAGGcgatgtctaaaagatgtctaatttttaaatatatttcatatttaaagagcTGTATGATCATCATAGTGGAGTACACACGAAGTCAGTACAAATACACTAACTTTCTGGAAGTGATTTCTTCAGAAATGCACACTCTAGAGGAAGTAGAAGCGTGTAAAGCATTGTGAAAATGGCAATAGCAGCGTTTTTATACCATCGTAAAATAAACAGCATGTCTTTTTCCTTTTTACTAGAATCCATGTGCACGACATGCCGACACATGACAGGCACTGCTCACTTCCTAAATGTGGTTTGTTGGAGGTTTCAGTTCTGTTGAGATGCACCAGGGGTCTCTGTAATGAGACGTTGACTCGTTGCATACTTTGCTCCTGAAACTTGAAGAGTCACTGTGCCAAACGCAACTGACAGTATTACCCATGGTTCCCTGACTTAGCGTCTTAAATCCTAAGCCCAGTTAATCAACAACAGAAAACCAGATATTATCAGTCTCGGCTTGTACCAAAGAAACTAAGCGAGGCAGTTGTTTTcagataatataataaagtatttagTGTGAATATAgaacaaataaacattgtaatgtattacataggcaaataaataattgtatattaaaaataataaccttaaatatctatctgtctatctatctgtctatgtatttggctgtctgtctatctgtctatggatctgtctgtctctatctatctatctatctatctatctatctatctatctatctatctatctatctatctatctatctatctatctatctatctatctatctatctatctatctatctatctatctatctatctatctatctatctatctatctatctatctatctatctatctatctatctatctatctatctatctatctacataactagataatgtaataaaatataccacgttaatttatatttattattaatatatcatgcgtgtataaaaaatctaataaatatagccaaaataaaaataaaacaacaaaaaataaatattatataaaataataaataaattaaataataaataaaatgttaatacacaaataaagaataaaatggataatatattgtatatttttaattattatgaataacaatagtaatcataataatattatatatgtttataaaatgcatttttgtaaataaaatattaaaattattaggcATAAGGAGGTATTAGTTTCACATAATCTTTGCAGATCCATAAAGATCAAAGTGCATAGGCACattctaataataaatgaaagaatgtttTCTTCCTTATAACATTATCTAAGCTCCTGTCCAAATGCCACTGTTCAAAGCAATTGATGTTATCTTTTGAATCCAGTCCCAGTGCCACTGCAATGCAGTTGTAGCTCATTGGGGAGGAAGTGGACAGCTGTTAAACAGACAGAGCCAGGGAGTGTTTCAGTTCCTATATAATACCCTAAATCACTCTTATCAATGGAGACTGTTAACATGATCACCTCCTTACCTCGCCCGCTTTCTCTGTTCCTTGTCTTTCATATGATGTCATAGAGCTTAAATTTCTCTGCCTCATCCCCAGTTCGCACGTGACGCTCTCAGATTGCATTTCATATCATGACGTTTTTCTCTGGAAAGGAAAACAATGCAATGGTGTACATACAAAAACACTTGCTACAATAGAGACAGTGTTCATTCCACTGCCAACTCTTccttattgtttattaattctgtcatcatttactcaccattcattTGTTCAGCACATtgtgaacgcaaaagaagatttgttttgaagattgttggaaaCCGCTACTAATTGGCTTTCAAGTATTTGTTTTtgcctactatggaagtaaatggctactgtttttcagcattttaaaactatcttcttttgtgtttaacagaaaaagaaactcaaaggtttataaTCGCTTCAGAATCAGTAAATGCTCACTGCATGTTTGTTTTTGGGTGATCGAtcactttaaaattaatataatgttcATATTAATGCTTAAATTACAGTCTCCACTTATGTTTTAGACCCTCCCCTCCAGGCAGATTGGCTCTGTGCCTCACTTTTCTTGTTCAATGTCCTGTTTCACTGGAGGATCAGTTGACAAAGATGTTATTgacttaaataaaatacaaaccagTAGCAGAGAGAAATATTCCagttgctaaaataataaaaatgagcaaGAAATAgcttattacattatttaaataaaatataaatacacacacatacaataattGAAATGCTGATAATCTACCTCTAAACTATAACTTTATCTTTATGaaatatagtttatttaaaatgacaaacatgaaactttaaatgaaaaaaaaaaaacgttattagttttattttagcccccccatttataataatatatatggtGGGAGGGGtgcatatactgtgtgtgtgtatatatatatatatatatatatatatatatatatatatatatatatatatatatatatatatatataatatcacacgagtagcagtgcgacaTGGCTGTATCAGCACTAGCTTTATGCGTttatagacgcgtgaacattttgagtttacttgcttcattcgtgcatcatattcacttcacaatagacatggattcgcgtcatgggcagggcttctgtctgctcggtgactctagcttgctaaatagctaacatggattttatagagagtatagctgtgtttatgtgctttaagactgaaaaacagcgtcgattcgtttggagccgtgcttgagtccactagatccattctagatccattcagaggtgcacccagatctgtgttcatcaactcctccagaaactatacctgcatgatggaggctttcagcggtgcttcagactgagccaggCCCAGTTTGGTGAACTGTTGACCGGTGTCGGCAGGGGGATTTTCCCTTTGGACATCAACAACAGGCTCTATGTCATAATCACActcctacaagagaaagctcctgattggttaacgtggcacaaatgtctgctaaagttcagattttccaactcgagcgatacGCGCATTAAGCATGTCAATTGTGGAAAACACTCAACTCGCACCGCTTcattcacatctttgcattgacttaacatgtaaattactcgtgcttgatgcttcttctgcatttggtgtgaacgcagcattagtgtcctgcagtaatgaaaacaggagactaattagaaacaaaccaaaaagtaactcagggttatacaaagagtggccaaaacaaaatgcatatattcctgatatgtgagtcccatctcacactcaatacactacaattactatggtataaatacaaaagagagagagaaatcatctcagaaagtcacttaccaggtTAATAATCATTTGATCAGCTGTACTTAGAAATTACGATCttttctctaagggcttattatgcggtctctgtctccatcttgtggatggacaatgtcagcTGTCTTTGCtgtgctcagtatgacaggcgtCCTGATGTGCTGTTTCTCTGAAATTATaagtatttaaaataggcactgtccttaataaaaaataaactgcatagttgcaatctaaaaaactacattctcacctaaaaagcctcaaaagtacattatgttgtccaacagcagcaatatttgtcaaactgtagtgagtttattgatctgctgtcactctatgtgggcgaagtaatacagaagggtgaggaggctgtacttgttctaatattgcagaatatcgcacatatatcagccaatcagatttgagaacgagacagaactgttgtaactGATTCATATTCATTTGGGggctttttaaattaaattatgttagtaatataatttaaaaagtacTTAATGTTAGTTTCAATGATGTTTACTTGATGATGTTCTTGGGTGTCAGAATCTGATTTATCATCATTGATTTATCTTTCTCCTATGCTAATGTtgaggtgtgtgtatgtatatgtatatatataaataaataaataaataaataaataaataaataaataaataaaattgcaccttaaagagacagttcaccccccctccaaaaaaaaaaaaaaaagaatatatatatatatatatatatatatatatatatatatatatatatatatatatatatatatatatatatatatatatatatatatatccttccTCTGttccttgagtttctttcttctgttgaacacaaaacaaaaccttCAACTTTCTCTCTCTGCCTCTCAGAGGACGGCCGTCTGTTTGGTTTTGTGAGGATGATGACGGGCGACGCCATGAGCAAGCGTTCTAAGTTCACCTTCATCACTTGGATTGGCGAGAACGTCAGTGGCTTGCAGAGAGCCAAGATCAGCACCGACAAGGCACTGGTCAAAGAAGTTGTGCCGGTGAGTTTTGCCATCTCTGATTTCATATGCAAAACTGACTTACAAAATTCAGCACACCCAGACACGCACATTACGATCTTCAGTTTGACTTTAACCAAATCTGTCCATCCATGCAAACAATCCaccatgtttttattgttttaacatGCAGAATTTAGCGAAGGAGTTTATGATCCTATATCTGATTGAGTTcatttttcctgttgaacacaaaggaagatattttgaagaatgtttaaaactggaacacattgacttccataatattttttcttactatggaagtcagtgactAATAGttaccatcattcttcaaaatatctacttgtTTAAGTGtaagtaaaaaaagttaaatactatttatttatgtgaACTATATTTTTAACGCTCTCTACCATGCAGATGAGATCAGATTTCCTCTTACGTTACTTACAAAATTCAACACCCAAATACGCACATTACAATCTTCAGTTTGACTTTAACCAAATCTGTGCATCCATATAAACAATCactcaagttttttttgttttttacacatAATTTTGCCAACGAGTTTATgatttctttctcctgttgaacacaaaagaagatattttgaagaatgtttgaaactgaaactgacttccatagtattactTTTTCCTGCCATGGAAGTAAATGGCTAACAGTtaccaccattcttcaaaatatctcctttttaaGTGATCGACTGAAGAAGGAGTGAAAAAATACTCATGAAGGTAgacttgtaaataaataatattttaatttcgaTGTGAACTATATATTTAACGTTCTCTAACATGCAGATGAAATTCTTCCAGATTTCCTCGTATGTTACTTACAAAATTCAGCACACCCAGA
The window above is part of the Danio aesculapii chromosome 18, fDanAes4.1, whole genome shotgun sequence genome. Proteins encoded here:
- the cotl1 gene encoding coactosin-like protein gives rise to the protein MATRIDKEACREVYNLVRDDSSGICWACFKYDGSTIVPGGHGSDYEEFKSQCTEDGRLFGFVRMMTGDAMSKRSKFTFITWIGENVSGLQRAKISTDKALVKEVVPNFAKEFMISDPRELEEDYLRNELKKAGGANYDAQAE